Part of the Streptomyces sp. NBC_01460 genome, CGCGACATGAAGCCGGAGAACGTCCTGATAGGGGACGACGGCCGGGTGAAGGTCGCGGACTTCGGTCTCGTGCGCGCGGTCGGCACCGCCACGGACACCATCGGCTCGCTGCTGGGCACGGTCTCCTACCTCGCCCCGGAGCAGATCGAGCAGGGCACGGCCGACACCCGGTCCGACGTCTACGCCTGCGGTGTGGTGCTCTACGAGATGCTGACCGGCGGGAAGCCCCACGCCGGGGACACCGCCGCCCAGGTCATCTACCAGCACCTCAACGAGGACGTCCCCGCGCCGTCCGGTGCCGTCCCGGGCCTGGCCGCCGGTCTCGACGACCTGGTGGCCGCCGCCACGGCGCGCGACCCCGAGCTGCGTCCGGCCGACGCGGTGGCCCTCCTCGCGAGTTCCCGCGAGATACGCGCGGGCCTCACCGAGGAGCAGCTCGACGCGGTGCCCCCGCAGGCGATCGCGGAGTCGCACGACGCCGGCGAGGACCGCACGAGCGTGATCCCCCGGGTGATCCCGGCCGGCCAGGGCACCGCGCACCACACCAGCCGGCTGGAGATGCCTCCGGCCGGGCCCCGGGAGCCGGGGCGTGCGCGGCGGTCCTTCGCGGTCCGCGGCCGGCGGGGGGCGGCCGCCGTGCTCGTCGCCGTCCTGCTGGTCCTGGGGCTCGGAGCGGGTGTCTGGTACATCAACTCCGGGCAGTTCACCCGGGTCCCCTCGCTCCTGGGCCAGACCCAGAGCGCCGCCGAGCGGCGGCTCTCGGACGAGGGCCTCGATCTGAAGGGCGTCGACCGCGCCTACAGCGACACCGTGGAGCGCGGCACGGTGATCAGCAGCGATCCGGGCTCCGGTGAGCGGATCCGGGGCAACGACGCGGTGCGGCTGGTGATCTCGCGCGGCCCGGAGATCGTGAAGGTGCCCGACGTCGAGGGGCTCGCCCTCGCCGACGCCCGGCGCGAGCTGAAGAAGACGGGCCTGGCACCCGGGATGGTGACCCGGGAGTTCAGCGAGGAGATCGACCGGGGCAAGGTGATCCGTACGGATCCGCGGGTCGGCACCGAGCGCCACCCGGACTCGGCTGTCGCCCTGGTCGTCAGCAAGGGCAGCCCGGTCGACGTCCCCGACGTCACGGGCCTCTCCGTCGAGGACGCCAGGGCTGCGCTGGACGAGGCGGGGCTCAGGACCGAGGTGCTGGCCGAGCGGGTCGACTCCCCCGAGGCTGCGGGCGAGATCGCCCGGCAGTCGCCCGGCAGCGGCGCCGAGGCCGCCGAGGGCGACACCGTGGAGCTGACCGTCTCCAAGGGCCCGCGCATGCTCCAGGTCCCCGACGTCACGGGGAAGGACGTCGACGAGGCACGGAGCGCCCTGGAGGACGCGGGGTTCGAGGTCAAGGTCGACCGCCCCTTCCTCTCGTTCAGCGACACGGTCGGGAGCCAGTCGGTCGAGGGCGGCCGGACGGCCGCCGAGGGCTCCACGATCACCATCAGGACCAAGGGCCTCTAGGTCCACCGAGGACAGGCGGAACATGCGCAACCCCGTAGGCGGTCACGTGCCCGTGGCCGGCGGACTGGCCAAGATCGGCCTCGGATACGCCCGGGAGCTGGCTGCGGAGACCGTCCAGGTCTTCGTCGCCAATCCGCGGGGCTGGGCGACACCGCCCGGCAACCCCGCGCAGGACGAGCTGTTCCGCTCGGAGTGCGCGGCGAAGTCCGTACAGGCGTACGTCCATGCCCCGTATCTGATCAACTTCGGCTCGCACACCGAGGCCACGGTCGAGCGGTCGGTCCTCTCGCTCCGCCACTCGCTGCGCCGGGCGAGGCAGATCGGCGCCCTCGGTGTGGTGGTGCACACCGGTTCGGCCACCGGCGGGCGCCCGCGCGAGGAGGCCCTCGCCCAGGTGCGTACGCACATGCTTCCGCTGCTGGACGAGCTGACCCATGACGACGATCCGTTCCTGCTGCTGGAGTCGACCGCGGGGCAGGGCTCCTCGCTCTGCTCGCGGACCTGGGACTTCGGGCCGTACTTCGAGGCCCTGGACTCCCACCCCAGGCTGGGGGTCTGCCTGGACACCTGCCACATCTACGCGGCGGGTCATGACCTGACCGGTCCCTCCGGCATGCGGCAGACCCTGGACCTGCTGGTGGAGACGGTCGGAGAGGGACGGCTGAAGCTGATCCACGCCAACGACTCCAAGGACGTGGTGGGCGCCCACAAGGACCGGCACGAGAACATCGGCGCGGGCCACATCGGCGCCGAGCCGTTCCGCGAGCTGTTCTCGCACCCGGCGACCGAGGGCGTTCCTTTGATCATCGAGACACCCGGCGGCAAGGAGGGCCACGCCGCGGACGTGGTCCGGCTGAAGAAGCTCCGGGACACGCGCTGAAGCCGTGAGGGAATACCCCCGGGGGGTATGTGGTTGCCGAAGATGTCAGGACACCACGACCAGACTCCGGGGGCTTCTCATGCAGCACGACGCACACCACGCGCACCACACACATCAGGGACACCACGCCACCCACGGCGACGGGGGCTCGGGGTGGGCCATGGCCGCGCGCGCGACCCTCCACTGCCTCACCGGCTGTGCGATCGGCGAGATCCTCGGCATGGTGGTCGGGACCGCGCTCGGCTGGGGCAACGTACAGACGATGGTGCTCGCGATCGTCCTGGCGTTCTTCTTCGGCTACGCGCTGACCCTGCGCTCGGTCCTGAGCTCCGGCGTGGGCCTCCGCGCGGCCGTCAAGGTCGCCCTGGCCGCCGACACCGTGTCCATCGCCGTGATGGAGCTCATCGACAACGGGGTGATCGCGCTCTGGCCGGGAGCCATGGACGCCCACCTCTCGGACGCGATGTTCTGGACCGTCCTGGCCCTCGCGCTGGCGGCCGCCTTCGTCGTCACGACACCGGTCAACAAGTGGATGATCGGCCGCGGAAAGGGGCATGCCGTGGCACACCGCCACCACGGCTGAACGGACGCCGGGAGCGTCAGAGCTCGGGGCCGTCCCCGGGCTCCTCCTGGTAGGAGTAGCGCTGCTCGCTCCACGGGTCACCGATGTTGTGGTACCCGCGCTCCTCCCAGAATCCGCGCCGGTCCGCCGTCATGTATTCGATGCCCCGGACCCACTTGGGGCCCTTCCAGGCATACAGGTGCGGCACGACCAGACGCAGCGGGAAGCCGTGTTCCGCGGTGAGCAGTTCACCGTCCTTGTGGGTGGCGAACAAGGTCCGGTCCGACGCGAAGTCGGCGAGCCGGAGATTCGAGCTGAATCCGTATTCGGCCCAGACCATCACGTGCGTGACGTGGGGCGCGGGCGGCGCCAGTTCCACGATCTCGCGGGCCAGGATTCCGCCCCATTCCGCTCCGAGCATGCTGAATTTCGTCACGCAGTGGAGGTCGGCGACGACGGAGGAGAAGGGAAGTGCCGAGAATTCCTGGTGATTCCAGCAGTGCTTGTCACCGTCGGCCGTGGACCCGAAGACCCGGAACTCCCAGCGGTCCGGTTTGAACTTGGGCACGGGCCCGTAATGAGTGACGGGCCAGCCCCGCTGCAGCCGCTGCCCCGGCGGAAGCCCGGACTGTTCTGCTGTGCCGCGTTCCCGGCTTTCCGGCTGACCCATGCCTCCATGGTGACAGACAGGCAGGGGTGGTCATGACCAGGGGAGAGTCGATTCGGGCAACTCGCACTAAGCGTGCACTTACTGGACGACCGCGTGGCGCGGTGCGAGGATGCGCCGGAAACATGCCCAGTTCACCGGTTGGAAGGAGCCTCTGCGATGCAGGGCGACCCCGAGGTCCTCGAGTTCCTCAACGAACAGCTGACCGCCGAATTGACTGCCATCAATCAGTACTTCCTGCACGCGAAGATGCAGGAGAACTTCGGCTGGACGAAGCTCGCGAAGTACACCCGGGCCGAATCGTTCGACGAGATGAAGCACGCGGAGATCCTCACCGACCGGATCCTGTTCCTGGACGGGTTGCCCAACTATCAGCGGCTCTTCCACGTACGGGTCGGGCAGACCGTCACCGAGATGTTCCAGGCGGACCGGCAGGTCGAGGTCGAGGCGATCGACCGCCTCAGGCGGGGCATCGAGGTGATGCGCGGCAAGGGCGACATCACGTCGGCGAACATCTTCGAGTCCATCCTGGAGGACGAGGAGCACCACATCGACTACCTCGACACCCAGCTCGAACTGGTGGAGAAGCTCGGTGAGGCGCTCTACATCGCCCAGTTGATCGAGCAGCCGGAGAGCTGATCCGCCGCTCGCCCCGGCGCGGTGGCCCGGTGGTCCCGCGCGGTCCCCTCAGGCGGCGTCGGAGAGCCTGACGTCCGGCGTGACGCCGAGGGCGACGGGCGCACCGGCCGGGGCGCCGGCCGGCGCCGTACGTCCTTCCACAAGCTCACGGCGCGCGCAGTCGCCGCGGCCGAGCAGGGCCTGGATCCTTCGGACGCAGCCGCCGCAGTCGGTGCCCGCCTTGCAGGCGGAGGCGATCTGGCGAGGCGTGCACGCTCCGCCGTCCGCATGCTTCTTGACCTGGTCCTCCGTGATGCCGAAGCAGGAGCATACGTACACGCGGTTCACCTCCCGACGGGTCGATCGCTGCGCCGTCCCGAGTTCTCGGTGAGGCTAACCTAACCTTACCCGCGACAACCGGCACACAAAAGCCCCGGGTACGGCTGTGGGGCACGGATCACATCGATCCGTGCCCCACAGGCGTTCAGCGAAGGTGGTCCCTACTGGTCGCGGTACATCTCCGCCACCAGGAAGGCCAGGTCGAGGGACTGGCTGCGGTTGAGGCGCGGGTCGCAGGCCGTCTCGTAACGCTGGTGCAGATCGTCCACGAAGATCTCGTGGCCGCCGCCGACGCACTCGGTGACGTCGTCACCGGTGAGCTCGACGTGGATGCCGCCGGGGTGCGTCCCGAGCTGCTTGTGCACCTCGAAGAAGCCCTTGACCTCGTCCAAGACGTCGTCGAAGCGGCGCGTCTTGTGGCCGGACGCGGCCTCGA contains:
- the pknB gene encoding Stk1 family PASTA domain-containing Ser/Thr kinase, which gives rise to MDTTLQDPLVGQLLDGRYRIDARIAVGGMATVYRAVDTRLDRVLALKVMHPALATDAAFVERFIREAKSVARLAHPNVVGVFDQGAQGAYVYLAMEYVAGCTLRDVLRERGALQPRAALDILEPVLAALGAAHRAGFVHRDMKPENVLIGDDGRVKVADFGLVRAVGTATDTIGSLLGTVSYLAPEQIEQGTADTRSDVYACGVVLYEMLTGGKPHAGDTAAQVIYQHLNEDVPAPSGAVPGLAAGLDDLVAAATARDPELRPADAVALLASSREIRAGLTEEQLDAVPPQAIAESHDAGEDRTSVIPRVIPAGQGTAHHTSRLEMPPAGPREPGRARRSFAVRGRRGAAAVLVAVLLVLGLGAGVWYINSGQFTRVPSLLGQTQSAAERRLSDEGLDLKGVDRAYSDTVERGTVISSDPGSGERIRGNDAVRLVISRGPEIVKVPDVEGLALADARRELKKTGLAPGMVTREFSEEIDRGKVIRTDPRVGTERHPDSAVALVVSKGSPVDVPDVTGLSVEDARAALDEAGLRTEVLAERVDSPEAAGEIARQSPGSGAEAAEGDTVELTVSKGPRMLQVPDVTGKDVDEARSALEDAGFEVKVDRPFLSFSDTVGSQSVEGGRTAAEGSTITIRTKGL
- a CDS encoding DUF4396 domain-containing protein produces the protein MQHDAHHAHHTHQGHHATHGDGGSGWAMAARATLHCLTGCAIGEILGMVVGTALGWGNVQTMVLAIVLAFFFGYALTLRSVLSSGVGLRAAVKVALAADTVSIAVMELIDNGVIALWPGAMDAHLSDAMFWTVLALALAAAFVVTTPVNKWMIGRGKGHAVAHRHHG
- the bfr gene encoding bacterioferritin — translated: MQGDPEVLEFLNEQLTAELTAINQYFLHAKMQENFGWTKLAKYTRAESFDEMKHAEILTDRILFLDGLPNYQRLFHVRVGQTVTEMFQADRQVEVEAIDRLRRGIEVMRGKGDITSANIFESILEDEEHHIDYLDTQLELVEKLGEALYIAQLIEQPES
- a CDS encoding deoxyribonuclease IV; translated protein: MRNPVGGHVPVAGGLAKIGLGYARELAAETVQVFVANPRGWATPPGNPAQDELFRSECAAKSVQAYVHAPYLINFGSHTEATVERSVLSLRHSLRRARQIGALGVVVHTGSATGGRPREEALAQVRTHMLPLLDELTHDDDPFLLLESTAGQGSSLCSRTWDFGPYFEALDSHPRLGVCLDTCHIYAAGHDLTGPSGMRQTLDLLVETVGEGRLKLIHANDSKDVVGAHKDRHENIGAGHIGAEPFRELFSHPATEGVPLIIETPGGKEGHAADVVRLKKLRDTR
- a CDS encoding sulfite oxidase-like oxidoreductase — translated: MGQPESRERGTAEQSGLPPGQRLQRGWPVTHYGPVPKFKPDRWEFRVFGSTADGDKHCWNHQEFSALPFSSVVADLHCVTKFSMLGAEWGGILAREIVELAPPAPHVTHVMVWAEYGFSSNLRLADFASDRTLFATHKDGELLTAEHGFPLRLVVPHLYAWKGPKWVRGIEYMTADRRGFWEERGYHNIGDPWSEQRYSYQEEPGDGPEL
- a CDS encoding (2Fe-2S)-binding protein; the encoded protein is MYVCSCFGITEDQVKKHADGGACTPRQIASACKAGTDCGGCVRRIQALLGRGDCARRELVEGRTAPAGAPAGAPVALGVTPDVRLSDAA